In the Victivallis sp. Marseille-Q1083 genome, one interval contains:
- a CDS encoding ABC transporter permease, translating to MWYRIKTLIIKELQILLRDRKTRIIIIVPPILQLVVFSFASTLEVKNITIGILNRDTGAESRQLIESFRNSPSFTQLFFLKNEAEIQSFLDDQQGVIVLNIAPDFSRKIAAGTPTSVQLLLDGRRSNVAQIVSGYASTIITNYNRQLQPVQQIQPPAVRNWFNPNLDYLYFTLPSLLGILCMVMGITIPALSVAREREFGTFDQILVSPLSSTEILIGKTVPSLLIGLAQATGMFLAIVWCFKVPFVGSLLLFYLGIVIFITSVTGVGLFISALCKTQQQAILGAFVFTVPAVLISGYATPVENMPQWLQYLALLDPLRHFLVLIKGIFLKAMPWSIAWNCIWPLLSLTVASLAFAGWFFKKKLD from the coding sequence ATGTGGTATCGCATCAAAACCCTGATCATCAAGGAACTGCAAATCCTGCTGCGCGACCGGAAAACCCGGATCATCATCATCGTTCCGCCGATCCTGCAACTGGTGGTGTTTTCATTCGCCTCGACCCTGGAAGTCAAAAACATCACCATCGGCATCCTGAATCGCGACACCGGCGCCGAATCGCGCCAACTGATCGAATCCTTCCGTAATTCACCGTCCTTCACACAGCTCTTCTTCCTGAAAAATGAAGCGGAAATCCAGTCGTTTCTGGACGATCAGCAGGGTGTTATCGTTCTCAATATCGCTCCGGATTTCTCCCGGAAAATCGCCGCCGGCACGCCGACTTCGGTACAACTGCTGCTGGACGGCCGGCGCAGCAACGTCGCTCAAATCGTCAGCGGTTACGCCAGCACGATCATCACCAATTACAACCGGCAGCTCCAGCCGGTTCAGCAAATCCAGCCGCCGGCGGTCCGCAACTGGTTCAATCCCAATCTGGACTATCTATATTTCACCCTTCCTTCCCTGCTGGGAATCCTCTGCATGGTCATGGGCATCACCATTCCGGCCTTGTCCGTCGCCCGGGAACGGGAATTCGGCACCTTCGACCAAATCCTGGTGTCGCCGTTGAGCAGTACCGAAATCCTGATCGGCAAAACCGTCCCGTCACTGTTGATCGGCCTGGCCCAGGCAACCGGCATGTTTCTGGCGATCGTCTGGTGCTTCAAAGTGCCTTTCGTCGGTTCGCTGCTGTTGTTTTATCTGGGAATCGTCATTTTCATCACTTCGGTAACCGGTGTCGGCCTGTTCATCTCCGCGCTGTGCAAAACCCAGCAGCAGGCGATTCTCGGCGCTTTCGTCTTCACAGTGCCGGCAGTGCTGATCTCCGGGTATGCGACGCCGGTGGAAAATATGCCGCAATGGCTGCAGTACCTTGCGCTGCTCGACCCGCTGCGCCATTTTCTGGTGCTGATCAAAGGAATTTTTCTGAAAGCGATGCCGTGGAGCATCGCCTGGAACTGCATCTGGCCGCTGTTGTCGCTGACCGTCGCCAGCTTGGCCTTCGCCGGCTGGTTCTTCAAGAAAAAACTGGATTGA
- a CDS encoding glycosyltransferase family 4 protein, which yields MERRVDFFTRYDAAGASSRYRFYSYAAYLREIGWEVRLEPFFPAGYLARLYRGGGKSKLAAARALGRRLPQALVTKNPAVIEYELLPFLPYGLEKVFLRNRRYVLNFDDNVWEKYRRIGWLHDKFDCLVSGSAGVIVANEFLRERVAPLHTRVIKIPTVVDLNLYPVGLEKFREFTVVWIGSPATYPYLQQASEALRAMARQVAFELLIIGGRQLAARPVEGVKCRYVDWSAATEGELLARSHVGIMPLRDEPFARGKSAFKLIQYQAAGLPSIASDVGENRQVVQHGWNGFLASAPEEWAAALRTLATEPAVYEAQHRAALGRRREFSLEKYQPVYRQFLEETLWP from the coding sequence ATGGAACGGCGCGTTGATTTTTTCACCCGTTATGACGCGGCCGGCGCTTCGAGCCGTTACCGGTTCTATTCGTATGCGGCGTACTTGCGGGAAATCGGCTGGGAAGTCCGACTGGAGCCGTTCTTTCCCGCCGGTTACCTGGCACGGCTCTACCGCGGCGGCGGCAAATCGAAATTGGCGGCGGCGCGGGCGTTGGGGCGGCGGCTGCCGCAGGCGCTGGTGACGAAAAATCCGGCGGTCATCGAATATGAACTGCTGCCGTTTCTGCCGTACGGCCTGGAAAAAGTTTTCCTGCGCAACCGGCGTTATGTGCTCAATTTCGATGACAACGTCTGGGAAAAGTACCGGCGGATCGGCTGGCTCCATGATAAGTTCGATTGTTTGGTAAGCGGATCGGCCGGGGTGATTGTCGCCAACGAGTTTCTGCGTGAGCGCGTAGCTCCGCTTCATACCCGGGTCATTAAAATTCCGACGGTGGTGGATTTGAACCTTTATCCGGTCGGGTTGGAGAAATTCCGGGAATTCACCGTCGTTTGGATCGGTTCGCCGGCGACTTATCCTTATTTGCAGCAGGCGTCGGAAGCGCTGCGGGCGATGGCGCGGCAGGTGGCGTTCGAATTGCTGATCATCGGCGGCCGGCAGTTGGCGGCCCGGCCGGTCGAGGGGGTGAAGTGCCGCTATGTCGACTGGTCGGCGGCGACGGAAGGGGAACTGCTGGCCCGGAGTCATGTCGGCATCATGCCGTTGCGCGACGAACCTTTCGCCCGCGGCAAATCGGCCTTCAAGCTGATTCAATACCAGGCGGCCGGCCTGCCGTCGATCGCCAGCGACGTCGGTGAAAACCGGCAGGTGGTGCAGCACGGTTGGAACGGTTTTCTGGCGTCGGCGCCGGAAGAGTGGGCGGCGGCGCTGCGGACGCTGGCGACGGAGCCGGCCGTTTATGAGGCGCAGCATCGGGCGGCGTTGGGCCGTCGCCGGGAGTTTTCGCTGGAAAAATATCAGCCGGTCTATCGGCAGTTTCTGGAAGAGACGTTATGGCCGTAA
- a CDS encoding glycosyltransferase has translation MRRFAPIVLFAYKRPGHLQRTLEALRRNAEAADSELIVYADGAKGDADAEGVRKTRLLLREVPGFRHVRVAASPVNRGLAASVIAGVSETLRECDRVIVLEDDMVCAPYFLRFMNEALERLAEDRRIDSIHGYLSRLEVPLPDCFLRRGADCWGWATWRDRWQWFNPDATALLAELRRRHLTREFDLGGCYPYTRMLQAQAAGKIDSWAIRWHASTFLAGKFYLQAGRPLVRNIGVDASGEHCGLECFYDTELWRQPLALDENPPLETAEIAAAYRRFYRRNLPTFWQRVRHKLMRCIAGKR, from the coding sequence ATGAGAAGGTTCGCTCCGATTGTTCTTTTCGCCTATAAACGGCCCGGCCATTTGCAGCGGACGCTCGAAGCCCTCCGGCGGAATGCGGAAGCGGCGGACAGCGAATTGATCGTTTACGCCGATGGCGCCAAAGGGGACGCCGACGCCGAGGGGGTGCGGAAAACCCGGCTGCTGCTGCGGGAGGTGCCCGGTTTCCGGCATGTCCGGGTGGCGGCGTCTCCAGTGAACCGCGGTCTGGCGGCGTCGGTGATTGCCGGTGTTTCCGAAACATTGCGGGAATGCGACCGGGTGATCGTGCTGGAGGACGACATGGTTTGCGCCCCTTATTTCCTGCGTTTCATGAACGAAGCGCTGGAGCGTCTGGCGGAGGACCGGCGCATCGATTCGATTCACGGCTATCTCAGCCGGCTGGAGGTGCCGCTGCCGGATTGTTTCCTGCGGCGCGGGGCGGATTGCTGGGGATGGGCGACCTGGCGGGACCGGTGGCAATGGTTCAATCCGGACGCGACGGCCCTGCTGGCGGAGCTGCGCCGCCGTCATCTGACCCGGGAATTCGATTTGGGGGGCTGTTATCCTTATACCAGAATGTTGCAGGCGCAGGCGGCCGGGAAAATCGACTCCTGGGCGATTCGCTGGCATGCTTCGACCTTCCTGGCGGGAAAATTCTATCTGCAGGCCGGCCGGCCGCTGGTGAGGAATATCGGCGTCGACGCCAGCGGCGAACATTGCGGCCTGGAATGTTTTTATGACACCGAGTTGTGGCGGCAGCCGTTGGCATTGGATGAAAATCCGCCGCTGGAAACTGCCGAAATCGCGGCGGCCTATCGTCGGTTCTACCGCCGGAACCTGCCGACTTTCTGGCAGCGTGTCCGCCATAAGCTGATGCGCTGTATTGCCGGGAAACGCTGA
- a CDS encoding flippase, translating into MWRGVQLKEKVVAFFTRLLRQVGFRQYGVNLLWLFAEKFLRMAVGFSVGTYVARQLGTTEFGVLSYSLSYCAIWGVMCGLGLEPVVVRELVLRPAARDRILGSAWLLKFAAWLPAFLIVGILMAVSKQDWETKSLILLLMGGYCSQTLLVLDSYFQAKVESRYVAIAQMTALLAMSAVRLLLAWNNCPVICFAAAEVGNMVLTQAGYCFFYYRRVRQWSWSCRWGEMGYLLRQTWPLWVAATAGISAMRIDQVMLKNMLGDSEVGCYMAAVRLVEIFYFVGIALSGTLFPPILQAKRDSIDGYQRRLKGFFSLLFYLNLGLVLGMACLGHLAIGLYGAAYAASYPIFMIYIWRILFCAMGVGGSNYYLSENLQHYSMWFSLVVMGLNVLFNYILIGRFGVLGAAATAVLTNLIAVYLLPLSSRTTRRLAVLQLAALDPRWLWRWRTQR; encoded by the coding sequence ATGTGGCGGGGAGTCCAGTTGAAAGAAAAGGTGGTGGCATTTTTTACCCGGCTGCTGCGGCAGGTCGGTTTCCGGCAGTACGGCGTCAACCTCCTGTGGCTGTTTGCCGAAAAATTTCTGCGGATGGCGGTCGGATTCAGCGTCGGCACCTATGTCGCCCGGCAATTGGGCACGACGGAATTCGGCGTCCTGAGCTATTCCCTGAGCTATTGTGCGATCTGGGGCGTCATGTGCGGTTTGGGATTGGAACCGGTTGTCGTACGGGAGCTGGTGCTGCGCCCGGCGGCGCGGGACCGGATTCTGGGCAGCGCCTGGCTGTTGAAGTTTGCCGCCTGGCTGCCGGCGTTTCTGATCGTCGGCATTCTGATGGCCGTTTCGAAACAGGATTGGGAGACCAAAAGCCTGATTCTGCTGTTGATGGGCGGTTATTGCAGCCAAACTCTGCTGGTGTTGGATTCCTATTTCCAGGCGAAGGTTGAGAGCCGTTATGTCGCCATTGCTCAGATGACCGCTTTGCTGGCGATGTCGGCGGTCCGGTTGTTGCTGGCTTGGAACAACTGTCCGGTCATCTGTTTCGCTGCCGCCGAGGTCGGCAATATGGTGCTGACCCAGGCCGGATATTGTTTTTTCTATTATCGCCGGGTGCGGCAGTGGTCCTGGTCCTGCCGGTGGGGAGAGATGGGTTATCTGCTCCGCCAGACCTGGCCGTTGTGGGTTGCCGCCACCGCTGGAATTAGCGCGATGCGCATCGATCAGGTGATGTTGAAAAATATGCTCGGCGATTCCGAAGTCGGCTGCTATATGGCGGCGGTCCGGCTGGTGGAAATTTTTTATTTTGTCGGCATTGCGCTCAGCGGGACCCTTTTTCCGCCGATCCTGCAAGCCAAACGGGATTCGATCGATGGTTATCAAAGGCGGTTGAAAGGTTTTTTTTCATTGCTGTTCTATCTGAATCTGGGACTGGTGCTGGGCATGGCCTGTTTGGGCCATCTGGCGATCGGCTTGTACGGGGCCGCCTATGCCGCCTCCTATCCGATTTTCATGATCTATATCTGGCGCATTCTGTTTTGCGCGATGGGAGTGGGAGGGAGCAACTATTATCTCAGTGAGAATCTGCAGCACTATTCGATGTGGTTTTCCCTGGTGGTGATGGGGTTGAATGTTCTCTTCAATTATATCCTGATCGGACGTTTCGGCGTGCTCGGCGCGGCGGCGACGGCGGTGCTGACCAATTTGATCGCGGTCTATCTGCTGCCGCTGTCATCCAGGACGACCCGCCGGTTGGCGGTTTTGCAACTGGCGGCTCTGGACCCGCGGTGGCTGTGGCGCTGGAGGACGCAGAGATGA
- a CDS encoding PolC-type DNA polymerase III, whose protein sequence is MATNAEFPVPDGCGEAAGAKAPRWHSLGPFTVFDLETTGMSAVHDRIVELAAVRIELDGTMTAYQSLVNPGRRIPYGAAAVHHITDEMVAAAPGFSEVAYRFLELAAGSTLVAHNARFDLSFLQESLARCGLPLWQGKTMDSLRLVRQTYKGLPSYSLQNLRRIFRLEDTLEGMQAHRAGADVAWTVQLLGKVLDELLVREAARLGRL, encoded by the coding sequence ATGGCTACGAACGCTGAATTTCCTGTGCCGGATGGTTGCGGCGAAGCGGCCGGGGCGAAGGCGCCGCGCTGGCATTCGCTCGGGCCGTTCACGGTTTTCGACCTGGAAACGACCGGCATGAGCGCCGTTCATGACCGGATCGTCGAATTGGCGGCGGTTCGGATCGAGTTGGACGGGACGATGACGGCGTATCAGTCGTTGGTCAATCCCGGCCGGCGGATTCCGTACGGTGCGGCAGCCGTCCACCATATCACCGATGAAATGGTGGCGGCGGCGCCGGGATTCAGCGAGGTGGCCTATCGGTTCCTCGAATTGGCGGCCGGTTCGACGCTGGTGGCGCACAATGCGCGGTTCGATTTGTCGTTTCTGCAGGAGAGCCTGGCGCGTTGCGGTCTGCCGCTGTGGCAGGGGAAAACGATGGATTCGCTGCGGCTGGTGCGGCAGACTTACAAGGGATTGCCGAGCTACAGCTTGCAGAATTTGCGCCGGATTTTCAGGCTGGAAGATACGCTGGAAGGAATGCAGGCGCACCGGGCCGGGGCGGACGTCGCCTGGACGGTGCAGTTGCTCGGGAAGGTGCTGGACGAACTGCTGGTGCGCGAAGCGGCCCGGCTGGGACGGCTTTGA
- the galE gene encoding UDP-glucose 4-epimerase GalE: protein MKVLVCGGAGYIGSACAEYLLDRDHEVVVFDSLVTGHEDAVDERADFVCGDLADRELIIRLCREEKFDAIMHFAAFSLVGESMQDPSKYFRNNLANGINLADAAVAGGVKTIVFSSTAATFGQPERVPIAEGDRQEPINPYGESKLCFEKVLKWYNRIHGIKYAALRYFNAAGATEKFGEDHRPESHLIPLILQVAAGKRDKIMVYGDDYDTPDGTCVRDYIHILDLAQAHLLALDAPESGHYNLGTGNGLSVKEIIEAARQVTGQPIPVEIAPRRPGDPAKLIACSDRAKELLKWTPQYEDAEAIIASAWKWRQKYPDGYER from the coding sequence ATGAAAGTTTTAGTTTGCGGCGGCGCCGGCTATATCGGCAGCGCCTGTGCCGAATATCTGCTGGACCGGGATCACGAGGTGGTGGTGTTCGATTCGCTGGTGACGGGCCATGAGGATGCGGTGGATGAACGTGCCGATTTTGTCTGCGGCGACCTGGCCGACCGGGAATTGATCATCCGGCTGTGCCGGGAGGAGAAATTCGATGCGATCATGCATTTCGCCGCTTTTTCGCTGGTCGGCGAGTCGATGCAGGATCCGTCGAAATATTTCCGCAACAATCTGGCCAACGGCATCAATCTGGCCGATGCCGCCGTCGCCGGCGGAGTGAAGACGATCGTTTTTTCCAGTACGGCGGCGACCTTCGGCCAGCCGGAACGCGTTCCGATTGCCGAAGGCGACCGGCAGGAGCCGATCAACCCGTACGGTGAATCCAAGCTGTGCTTCGAGAAGGTTTTGAAGTGGTACAACCGGATTCACGGTATCAAATACGCGGCATTGCGTTATTTCAATGCCGCCGGTGCGACGGAGAAATTCGGCGAAGACCATCGGCCGGAAAGCCATCTGATCCCGTTGATCCTGCAGGTCGCCGCCGGCAAACGGGACAAGATCATGGTTTACGGCGACGATTACGACACGCCGGACGGCACTTGCGTGCGCGATTACATCCATATTCTGGACTTGGCCCAGGCGCATCTGCTGGCGCTGGACGCGCCGGAGAGCGGTCATTACAATCTGGGTACCGGCAATGGCTTGAGCGTCAAGGAGATCATCGAGGCCGCCCGTCAGGTGACCGGCCAGCCGATTCCGGTGGAGATCGCGCCGCGCCGGCCGGGGGACCCGGCGAAATTGATCGCCTGTTCGGACCGGGCGAAAGAGCTGTTGAAGTGGACTCCGCAGTACGAAGATGCCGAAGCGATCATCGCGTCGGCCTGGAAGTGGCGGCAGAAATATCCGGATGGCTACGAACGCTGA
- a CDS encoding ABC transporter permease, with product MMLVHDLFRLSFSNLLLHKVRSVLTSLGVIFGVGSVIAMLAISEGAKRKALSQIEAMGIDNIIVSSKKPPLEGKNEASQSGQGLFDEPYGLNAVDLSNISRMDNVLRVTQVREARKKILRGLTRLDLKLAGVGMNFLEDSGSMLEQGRWFSASDFKNYTKVCVIGKNVKRRMFPLGTTDVIGRHVVVEGDRFLIVGVLDNDRGTQYPEVGNVNDIIYIPMTVSDALYKNYAYLVDGWNVRIQLIEFDVFVVKVRDIAYIDDTSKRISGYLTKTHSATKDWDILVPLDLLKQREATQNIFTIVMSSIAAISLIVGGIGIMNIMLASVFERRKEIGTRRALGAQKSDILLQFLIETVFLTSLGGVLGIIVGVGISQLITIYADMPTVYSWWSIVLSLIISSLVGVVFGTYPAWKAAQQNPITVLRAE from the coding sequence ATGATGCTGGTGCACGACCTTTTCCGGTTGTCCTTCTCCAATCTGCTGCTGCACAAGGTCAGGTCGGTGCTGACGTCGCTCGGCGTGATTTTCGGCGTCGGCAGCGTGATCGCGATGCTGGCGATTTCCGAAGGCGCCAAGCGCAAAGCGTTGTCGCAGATCGAGGCGATGGGCATCGACAACATCATCGTGTCGTCGAAGAAGCCGCCGCTGGAGGGCAAGAACGAAGCGTCGCAGTCCGGGCAGGGATTGTTCGATGAACCTTACGGCTTGAATGCCGTCGATTTGAGCAACATCAGCCGGATGGACAACGTGCTGCGGGTGACGCAGGTGCGGGAAGCCCGCAAGAAAATCCTGCGCGGTCTGACCCGGCTGGATTTGAAGCTGGCCGGCGTCGGCATGAATTTTCTGGAGGATTCCGGTTCGATGTTGGAGCAGGGACGCTGGTTTTCGGCATCGGATTTCAAAAATTACACCAAAGTTTGCGTCATCGGCAAAAATGTCAAACGGCGGATGTTTCCGCTGGGGACCACCGATGTGATCGGCCGGCATGTCGTCGTCGAAGGCGACCGGTTCCTGATTGTCGGCGTGTTGGACAACGACCGCGGCACCCAGTACCCGGAAGTCGGCAACGTCAACGACATCATTTATATTCCGATGACGGTGTCCGACGCATTGTACAAGAATTACGCTTATCTGGTCGATGGCTGGAATGTCCGTATTCAATTGATCGAGTTCGACGTCTTCGTCGTCAAGGTGCGGGATATCGCTTACATCGACGACACTTCCAAGCGGATCAGCGGTTACCTGACGAAAACCCATTCGGCGACGAAGGACTGGGATATTCTGGTGCCGCTGGATCTGTTGAAGCAACGAGAGGCGACCCAGAATATTTTTACGATCGTCATGAGCTCGATCGCGGCGATCTCGCTGATCGTCGGCGGCATCGGCATCATGAATATCATGCTGGCCAGCGTCTTTGAGCGGCGCAAGGAGATCGGGACGCGCCGGGCGCTCGGCGCCCAGAAATCCGATATTTTGCTGCAATTTTTAATCGAGACGGTTTTTCTGACTTCGCTGGGCGGCGTGCTCGGCATTATCGTCGGGGTTGGGATTTCACAACTCATTACCATTTACGCGGATATGCCGACGGTATATTCCTGGTGGAGTATTGTGCTGTCGCTGATTATTTCCTCGCTGGTCGGGGTGGTTTTCGGCACTTATCCGGCCTGGAAAGCGGCGCAGCAGAACCCGATTACCGTTTTGCGGGCTGAATAA
- a CDS encoding ABC transporter ATP-binding protein, which yields MAFDKTRIDYDDPIVQLIDLRKTYDTGLLKVPVLKGVNCKVCRKEFVGIIGTSGSGKSTLLNILGMLDVPTSGKYILETIEVNKLTDVELATIRNRKIGFIFQSFNLFPHLTVEQNIEVPMIYGRIASRVRRARARELAERVKLGHRLDHRPTQLSGGECQRVAIARALSNQPAFLLADEPTGNLDEKTSGEIMKLFHELNENGMTIIMVTHNPALSDEFHRVVRLRDGQVAERLPEEEMAVQS from the coding sequence ATGGCATTCGATAAAACCCGCATCGATTACGACGATCCGATCGTCCAGTTGATCGATTTGCGCAAAACCTATGATACCGGATTGCTGAAAGTGCCGGTGCTCAAGGGAGTCAACTGCAAGGTTTGCCGCAAGGAGTTCGTCGGCATCATCGGCACGTCCGGTTCCGGCAAGTCGACGCTGCTCAATATTCTGGGCATGCTCGACGTGCCGACTTCCGGCAAATACATTCTGGAAACGATTGAGGTCAATAAACTGACCGACGTCGAATTGGCGACGATCCGCAACAGGAAGATCGGCTTCATCTTCCAGAGTTTCAACCTGTTTCCGCATCTGACCGTCGAGCAGAATATCGAAGTGCCGATGATTTACGGCCGGATTGCGTCGCGGGTCCGCCGGGCGCGAGCCCGTGAATTGGCCGAGCGGGTCAAGCTCGGCCACCGGCTCGACCACCGGCCGACCCAGCTCTCCGGCGGCGAGTGCCAGCGCGTGGCCATCGCCCGCGCCTTGAGCAATCAGCCGGCCTTTCTGCTGGCCGACGAGCCGACCGGCAATCTGGACGAGAAGACCAGCGGTGAAATTATGAAGCTGTTTCACGAACTGAACGAGAACGGCATGACCATCATCATGGTGACCCACAACCCGGCGTTGTCCGACGAGTTTCACCGGGTGGTGCGGCTGCGCGACGGCCAGGTGGCCGAGCGGTTGCCGGAAGAGGAAATGGCGGTGCAATCATGA
- a CDS encoding efflux RND transporter periplasmic adaptor subunit: MNKAKIKKYLLPVVVLLLVGGGIYGYWLWRGMQKALDAAATDAQNSSGVVDRTYVVKRGDLTLGLTLSGTVNAREKYRLSLQANFNTKLLSVVDENSIVKKGDVLAEFETDTLKERIDDLKIELENLEKDLLVEKEAERILVSSNEAALRSAQDRVVQAEDALRKYRKFERAEQRDSLELAIQNAETKAKEAKDSYDTRQVEIMQAGSVDKEVEAANEKELRNLEDALATAQNSLDKAETNRKVFKRYDHPTKLKTLVNTLDQAVLDLEKTQVSNEANLMQKKRSIDNLKVQIRRKTSDLERHNSYLEQMKLVAPVDGVVIYGDPDRRWGNEDIKTGMDVYKGRVLMTIPDMGNLLVDFDLPEQFRAKVNVKDKVVITPDSLPGIKAPGSIESIDTLPVPLIIWDAASPKIYKSRVVLDEQNPALVNGMSVQVDVVTKVIPQTLFVPVEAVFEDKDRYFVYKYVSGSPVEADVKIGESNNNFVQITEGIEEGDIVYLYRPYQKKQE; this comes from the coding sequence ATGAATAAGGCGAAGATAAAAAAATATCTGCTGCCGGTGGTGGTTCTGCTGCTGGTCGGCGGCGGAATCTACGGTTACTGGCTGTGGCGGGGGATGCAGAAAGCGTTGGACGCCGCCGCGACGGACGCGCAGAATTCCAGCGGGGTGGTCGACCGGACCTATGTGGTGAAGCGCGGCGACCTGACGCTGGGGCTGACGTTGAGCGGGACGGTCAACGCCCGGGAGAAATACCGGCTGTCGCTGCAGGCGAACTTCAATACCAAGTTGCTGTCGGTGGTCGATGAAAACAGCATCGTCAAAAAAGGCGATGTGCTGGCCGAATTCGAAACCGATACGCTGAAAGAACGAATTGACGACCTGAAGATCGAGTTGGAAAATCTCGAAAAGGATCTGCTGGTCGAAAAGGAAGCGGAACGTATTCTGGTCAGCAGCAACGAGGCGGCGCTGCGGTCGGCCCAGGACCGGGTGGTTCAGGCCGAGGACGCTTTGCGGAAATACCGCAAATTCGAGCGGGCCGAACAGCGCGATTCCCTGGAGCTGGCCATTCAGAATGCCGAAACCAAGGCCAAGGAGGCGAAGGATTCCTACGATACCCGGCAGGTGGAAATCATGCAGGCCGGTTCGGTGGACAAAGAGGTCGAGGCGGCGAACGAGAAAGAGCTGCGCAATCTCGAGGATGCGCTGGCCACCGCCCAGAACTCGTTGGACAAGGCGGAGACCAACCGCAAGGTGTTCAAGCGTTACGATCACCCGACCAAGCTGAAAACGTTGGTCAACACATTGGATCAGGCGGTGCTGGACCTGGAGAAGACCCAGGTGTCCAATGAGGCGAATCTGATGCAGAAGAAGCGCTCCATCGACAACCTGAAAGTCCAGATCAGACGGAAAACCAGCGACCTGGAACGGCACAATTCCTATCTGGAACAGATGAAGCTGGTGGCGCCGGTGGATGGCGTGGTCATTTACGGCGACCCGGACCGCCGCTGGGGCAACGAGGATATCAAGACCGGTATGGATGTCTACAAGGGCCGGGTGCTGATGACGATTCCGGACATGGGCAATCTGCTGGTCGATTTCGACCTGCCGGAGCAGTTCCGGGCGAAGGTCAACGTCAAGGACAAAGTGGTGATCACGCCGGATTCGCTGCCGGGGATCAAGGCGCCCGGTTCGATCGAATCGATCGACACGCTGCCGGTGCCGCTGATCATCTGGGATGCCGCGTCGCCGAAGATCTACAAATCGCGCGTCGTGCTCGATGAGCAGAATCCGGCCCTGGTCAACGGCATGAGTGTTCAGGTCGATGTGGTGACCAAGGTGATTCCGCAGACGCTGTTTGTGCCGGTTGAGGCGGTGTTCGAGGACAAGGACCGTTATTTCGTCTACAAGTATGTCAGCGGCAGTCCGGTGGAAGCCGATGTGAAGATCGGCGAGTCGAACAACAATTTCGTGCAGATTACCGAAGGGATCGAGGAAGGGGACATCGTCTACCTTTACCGGCCTTATCAGAAGAAACAGGAATAG